The Salvelinus namaycush isolate Seneca chromosome 31, SaNama_1.0, whole genome shotgun sequence genomic interval ggagtattcctcaatgccattggatgaattccagaacatttcccagtctgtgctagcaaaacagtcctgtagagtAGCATCCACAGGAAATACCTGTGAcccgctcaatatggaagtggtcagatgacgccatctgaccacttccatattgagcgggTCACAGGtatttcctgctttagtttttgcttgtcagccggatagaattatggtcagatttgccaaatggagggcggttgagggctttgtatgcatctctgtgtgtggagtaaaggtggtccagagtttttcccatctggttgcacatttaacatgccgATAGAAATTTGGTAACGCGGATTTAAGtatccctgcattaaagtccccggccactaggagcgccgcctctgggtgagtgttttcctgttcgcttatggcagaatacagctcgttgagtgtggtcttaatgtcagcatcagtctgtggtggtatgtagacagctacaaaaaatacagatgaaaactctaggtagatagcgtggtctacagcttatcatgagatactctaccttaggcgagcaaaaccttgagacttccttagatatcgtgcaccagctgttatttacaaaaatacatagtccgccgccccttgtcttaccagacgccgctgttttatcctgccggtacagcgtgtaACCAGCCAGCTCTATGTtaataatgtcgtcgttcagccacgactccgtgaagcataagatattagttttgaatgtcccgttggtagtttaatcttccacgtaggtcatcgattttattttccaaagattgcatgtttgctagcagaatggaaggcagtgggggtttattcgatcgcctacaacttctcagaaggcagcccaccctccgccccctttttctctgccttctcttcacacaaatgacatggatctgggcctgttcccgggaaagcagtatgtcattcacgtcgggcttgtcagactcgttaaagggaaaaaaaggattctgccagttcgtggtgagtaatcgcagtcctggtGTCCAGAAAGGATTTTTTCTCATAAGatacagtagcagcaacattatgtacaaaataagttaaaaaataagaaCGTTTCATAAGAACAGTCTCCCACCATTGAAAGTACAGAGATGGAGCAGGACACACCCATGTAACTGTGGCAGGATTTTGTGAGGGAAATTTGAATGTTATGAAGTTATATTTGTCACTGTTGTTCAACATAGTAATTACAGTGCATCTTTCAAGGCATAAACCCAATGACATTTATGATGTAAAATAAAAGACGATCCCATAAGTCATATTTATGGTGTTTATTTGATATTTTTGAGAGTCAAGGATAATACTCTTCGATGGATTTAATGAATCACATGTCGGCATAAATGGGAGGTAAACGCAACATGGACATTCATATTTTTTCTTTTCCGTTTTCAAATTCCAAAATAAAATTGAGAACCACAAGACACAGATGTTCTCGTGGATATGTTTGAGAGGGGTCTTCATGAGCAGCAGACTATTCCCTGTGATGAGAAAATTAAGCAATCAGGAGTCTTTTTACTTTTTCACCAGCTGGATAACGTCCTCATCCTCCATGACATGGTCTTTTCCCACCTTCTGGGGGTTGTGTTTCACTGAAGCACCCCACACCAGAGCACTGAAAAGACAGGAAGACGGAGTGTTAGAACAAAACCAACCAGCTGCAACATTGAATCATATTTGTCTGTGTGCTGGACACAGTGGCAGCTAAGGCTGCGTTtaaacaggcagcccaattctgatatttttttccactaattggtcttttgaccaatcagatcagctctgatgtgattggtcaaaagacaaattaGAGGAAAACATATCAGAATTGGGTACCCATGTGAATtttgaaagttttttttttaatgataaaTGTTATATATATAGTTTTTATATAGTATAGTTTTTTAAAAGTGCATTATTTCTTACTGATTGTGGCTTTAAATCAGTTAAATACTGGGAGTGTACCCCAGTCTTTTCATAAACATCAACAAGATGCACAAAAGCCATTCATCAACAGGATAGTACTCACTATTTTAATTCTTTGAGGAGGCTTTTATGAATCTTCAAACAGAAGTCCTCCACTGCAGTATGTTCAGTAGGTAGAACAACTGGAGATGTGTAGTCAGGAAGCTGGCCTTTGGGTTTGGTGTATCTGGGGGACAACACATTCAAATGATTAATTCACAAAAACAACATTTATCCAAGTAGTACAAAACAGTTCTGTGTGTAATAGGAATTATATTTCATATAGGGTTCCAATGTCCCATCTAAGGGCTGTTAGGTTGAGTGTGTTTCCTTACATGCGCACTAGGTGCAAGTAGTCCCACATCTTCTCCAGAAGGTCATCAAAATTCCAGCGGGAGTGGGCAGAGATGGGCACGCAGTGGGGCACCTTGTAGATGATGTCCAGCTCTTCAATGGAGATCTGGTCAATTTTGTTGAGCACATAAATGCAGGGGATGTACACTCTGGTGGGATTAAACAGAACTGTTATGTCAGCAGGTCTGTAGGGGAGCGTTGACCTTACTTTGGAATGGGGTATAGCGGGACTTTGGCTAGGGGGTATAGGTTGGATCCAATCATTGATTAATTAAGGATTAAGAATAAAAAAACTCAATAAAAAATGACATCCGAGTTTGTAGAAGTGCTCAGCTGCTTACCGGTTTCCCTCCACCACGTCGATGAGGTCATCAGCCGTGGAGTCACTGCGCAGGGTGATGTCAGCGTTGTGGATCTTGTACTCGGCCAGGATGCTCTTCACTGCGTCACCGTCCAGCTCACTCTGTGGACACTGGAGAAGGAGCAAGAACACCAGCATAAGCCCATTGAAATCAAATGAGAGGGATAAAAGAAGAAACTACTTCCAGAGATAGATAactgtgaagagagagagaaataggaacAGGTTGAGCTGGACATGAAAGTGTTGTATTAAACAGACGTACTGTGACAGTGAAGTTGATGCCTCCTTTGTCCTTCTTCTTGAAGCCGATGTTGGGCGGCTTCTTGTTGAGGCGGATTCCAAAGCCCTCCAGCTcgtgttcaatcagcttcttgtgGCCCAGAGGCTTTAGAACATCCAACACTATGAGGATCAGGTTGCATGTTCGAGCCACTGGGAAAAGAAAGACCACAGTTACAAACTACCTTCAAGGTGTGTGAGTGTGACATGTTTGTGTATGGTTCTGATGGTTCACTGATGGCTCTCACCTGCGATGACCTGTCGTCCTCTACCCTTGCCATCTTTGGCCCCCTCGATGATACCTGGGAGATCCAGGAGCTTGGAGACACAAAAGTGGAATAAACATACAAATACTGAAACATCTCCTGTAAAACAACCACAAATTAAGTACAAATTACAAGTAGCAAAAATACCAATTATCACTGTTAGTACAGATTGTCCTCTATTGGCcgtaaaggaaaactccacccaaaataCATATTTTGGTATTTTCTTCATTAGTCccctgttgatacagtcccaaaatgttttatacatcagcagtcaagttttcaagatattggactttcaagaagacaagtgtcacttgccacatcatcatgatgatgtggaAGTGACACTTGTCTTCTTGAAAGTTCCACAGTTTtagtggatttttcctttaagcTGAGGTGTAAGATGCACATAAAGTACCTGTATTTTGGCACCCTTGTAGCGGATCACTCCTGGTACTGTGGTGAGGGTGGTGAACTCATAGGCCGCCACCTCAGAGTACACCCCTGCCAGGTTACTTAGCAAAGTAGACTTGCCCACTGAGGGGAACCCTACAAACCCGATACGGGCATCACCTGTTTTTGCCACATCAAAACCTATACAACAAAGAGTGACACATTAGTATTCATTACAATATGACAAGATCTTGTCCACCTCAACTTATCTCCACTACACACAAAATATGATGATCACCAGTCAGGACACACCTtcccctgtgcctcctccactgCCTCCCTTTGGTGTGATAAGTTCTCTCCTCATCTTGGCCAGACGAGCTTTGAGCAACCCCAAGTGGTTAGACGTGGCCTTGTTCTTCTGAGTTCGAGCCATCTACCCAACACAGACAGAGGATGTTTAAATCATTCATATTCAACACAATAACAGCCAGAACTATAATATTAGCTAGGCCTCTTGTCCAGAGCCAAGTTGTTGCGATGGCTGGCTTTCGACTGATCACAAAGAAAACATTGTCATCACGACACCGGGGTGAATTACAATCTGTCAAAGCTGGTGAACTCCGGCGTGGTTCTATACGTACCGGCGCCGGTTAGCATGCTACTGGTGTTTAAATAGCTAGTCAGTTAACGTTACCCTGCCAacaacataacgttagctagctaatttacaGTAGCTTACATTAAAAGCACAATAACACACAGCTATGCTCAGACTCGGGTGTCTGACATCATATTATGGTTCTATTCATTTTTTAAGGAGAAATCCATTGTAAGGCCTTGATTAGCCAAGTTaaatttagccaactagctagccatcTAGTCAATTGGCCAAACAAAATGTGATTCACAGCTAACGCGTTAGCTAGCATTCGCGACCGTTAACGAACTTACCTCGGCCTCAATTTCTGCTATTTTGGCGAGTAAACTCATCTTGTAGCTGGTCCTTAGATATCACTATAACGATTAAACAAGTTTAATAGCAAAGTTGTTAAATTTTGTAGTTTTATCACGCAATCATACAAGACTAGCTAGCAACAGCTAGCACCCATGCTTTCAACCTGTGGCTGGGGTCTCAGAGTCTTGGCGGCTCTCGCGAGGAGGAAGAGGGAAGCAAACCAAAGAAACTCGATGGCATACTGGGCAAACTCAGAAAAGGCGTTGTAGTTGGCGCCACCTACTGGAATGAAGTAGTTTGCAGATTTTTATTAGCTGTCTGGCATAAAAAAAgaagaatacaaaaataaaaataaaacaagttAGCTGACATGACATATTTCGTGCAACAGCAATGACATAAATGTTGCAGAAATTATGTAATTTAACACATTTCAAATACAAGATTCATGCTTGGTTTTGACAAATCATAAATTAAATGTATCTGATGCTGCATAATTCAAcacacgcactctctctctctcccccctccttccctcagtccatcccatctctctctcgtgccctctctctctccctccttccgtcCGCCCCCCCAGgccgtccctgtctctctctctccttccctctcttttcccctccctctctccctctctcagtccgtccctgtctctctctctccttccctcccttccttcctccttccgcccccccccctctctcgttcgctctctccctctcgtttgctctctctctcgttcgctctctccctccctcccccaggccgtccccgtctctctctctcgtcctccctccctccttctgtcccccacccctctctctctccccccacccctctctctctccccctccctccctcagtcagtccccgtctctctctttccttccgtccgtgcccctccctctctctccagtcaaaTGGATGGTATTAGTAATGCACACGCATCTGGTAAGTAGTAGTTTTTATTGTTTAATATTTCTATCGCATACAGTACATAATATCTCAAAAGTATCTATGTCGCTAAAATTTCTGGATCGACTGTCAGTGTTTTAAAGCTCTA includes:
- the LOC120025847 gene encoding developmentally-regulated GTP-binding protein 1, with amino-acid sequence MSLLAKIAEIEAEMARTQKNKATSNHLGLLKARLAKMRRELITPKGGSGGGTGEGFDVAKTGDARIGFVGFPSVGKSTLLSNLAGVYSEVAAYEFTTLTTVPGVIRYKGAKIQLLDLPGIIEGAKDGKGRGRQVIAVARTCNLILIVLDVLKPLGHKKLIEHELEGFGIRLNKKPPNIGFKKKDKGGINFTVTCPQSELDGDAVKSILAEYKIHNADITLRSDSTADDLIDVVEGNRVYIPCIYVLNKIDQISIEELDIIYKVPHCVPISAHSRWNFDDLLEKMWDYLHLVRIYTKPKGQLPDYTSPVVLPTEHTAVEDFCLKIHKSLLKELKYALVWGASVKHNPQKVGKDHVMEDEDVIQLVKK